The genomic stretch ACCCAGAAGCTGCATGCGGACACCCCTTGGCAAGGTCCTGGACACGGGTCTGCCCCAAAGGCACACTGTTGAAATGGATTCAGACACACAAAAGCCATCTCTATTTGGCGCAGAGGGTGAGGGACGAGGGAGCTGGAGGTCTGGCAGGCCTACCCCTCCGAAAGCAGGGGCCACCGTGTGAGCCTGGGCTCCCCTGTGATCAAGGCAACAGGACAGAGGGAGTGCCCACACCTGCGGGCTGGAGTCCACGAAccaatgaggcagaagagcacCCCGCACCTCCACTTTTCTTTTGGCATCACGAAGACCCCACGCCTTGACCCACCTTCCTGCCACAAGCCAAACAAGGCAGCGCCCAGATTTGGTGCATCTGGGGGGAGGCAGCTGGGCTGGCAGATCTGGCCTTTCTGGGGGCCctctgccgggggggggggggacactcaGATCGTGCCCCATTTCCAAACGGTTCAGGGGCAGAGCTTCGCAGCTGGGAAGGAACACATGGAATCCCCAAAGGTGGGAGGGATTGTCAGGGAGAGGCGGTGCCCATGTGGCAGAAGCCGTGCCAAACACCTGCCCAAAGCCGGAAGCTAGCTGGCCACGGGAGGGCGGGCCTACCTCCAGCAACTGCCCACACTCCCACCTTCCAGGGGCTCTCAGGGGCAGTTTGTGGGGCCATGGCTGTCCTTGCACAGAAGAGCAATAAACAGCAGAAAGGAGGGCAGCCAAAGTGACACCCTTCTGCTTTTGCCCCCTCTGGAAATGGGGAGGCTCTAGGGAAACAGCTCTGGGACCAGTCCCTCCCAGTTCATGCTGACTTCCGACCAACATTGGGGTGCTGCAGTTGTTAATCTGAACCAGAATTACAGGGCACCGAGGGATGTCTGTAGGGTTCCCGAGCACCCCAACAGCCAGCACCTGGCCTACATTCGGGCCGCAGCCTTGAGCTGTTGGcatggggcagggacagggagacGGACCGGTCCCTTTTCCTTGGCCATCGGGCACCGCTCTAAAGGGGAGTCCTGACTGGCGAGGTCCCTTAACTGCCCCCGGCCCATCTTGTACAAACGTAGTTGAGCCCTGTCCGTCTGTCGGccttgcccccaccccagtcGATGTTCCTTCCCCATCACTGGGCAAGAACTACCAAGCTCGATCCCTCCTCTAACAGCTGTGCCCCCCAGAAATCCAGAGGAAAGCTGACCACCGCCCTGTCGTCACAGGCCAGACAGGGCAGTTCAAACAGCAAACACGGGATGGCCTTGAAGAATGTTCGGCCAGAGACATGGGAGGCAGACTTCCTGAGGCATGTGGGAAGTGAAGCAATGGCCCAGAGGTAGGAAggagggccaggccaggcctTGGCAAGGCATCAAGGTACTGCCCTGCCCGAGATcacaggcagggctggggcacgTCCCCTTCAAGCCTGCCCTTGAAGGAGGCCACCCGGACCCTGGAAAAGGCTTGGGGGTGTAGGCAGGTATCAAAGCAAAACCAGAGGCCAGAGAAGGGCAGGCAAGAGCCGGGCAGGCAAGAGCCGGGCAGCCAGGGGCATCAGTAATGTCTAAGGCTGAAAAAGCCCACGCTGGTGGGGGACTCCTTCACCGTGACCGTGATGAGGTTGGCAGTGACATCGGTGACAAAGACATGCTCAATGAGGCTACGGGTGGGCTTCCAGTCCTGGCTGGTCTGGACAGACACGGATGGGTTTTGTATGGCGCCAGGCGGCGAGGCTGAGCCGGGATCCGAGTCGGAGCTGCTCTCCTCTCCGGGGCTCAGCTCTGCCGGCAAGCCTGTCTTGCGTACTTCCCCGGCGGCCGCGTGGCCCTCCTGCCCGCCGGGGGCTGCGCTGCCCCTGACACAGTCCCTCTTGCCCGCAGAGGAGGACAGAGCTGCCAGCCTGGAAGGCAGCTTCTCACTCTTGCTGGTGTCGGAGGGCATGGTGGCCCCACTCCCCCCGATGGGGCCGCCCCCGGCGCTCTTCCCCGTGGCTGGACTGGTGGCAGGGACACCCTTGCTGGCCGTGGCATGGCGGGCAGCCACGCCCACCCCTGCGGTGCCGTTCTTAACACTCTGCAAGTCCAAGACCTGGAGGCTCAGCTcctgggtgggggcaggctgggggcccAGGCAGCCGGCAGGGCCCTTACTGCTACTGTGGACATAGGGGGGCCCCCCTGCACTCCCCCCTTTCTGCTCCACAGCCCCACTGCTGGGGGCCTTTGGGACCTTGCTTCCCGGGGAGCTGATCCCCAGTTCCCCCTTCTGCGTCCTCACCTTGAGGTCCAGCCCGAGGCCGCACTTGCCGGAGGTCTGGGCCTTGAGGGCCAGTCTGCTGGCGGCCTGGGCCTGGCTTTGGCTCATTCGGTTCATGTAGTGCACGATGGAGCTCTGCCAGCTGATGCCGCCCCGGCTGGGGCTGCCAGCCATGCCCTTCATCAGGCTGGCCAGGTTCTCCGGGGTGGCCATGGCACTGGGGCCACCGCAGGCCTCCTTGGCGTGGGCCTTCAGGGCGGCCAGGCCTGCCACAGGGGCACTGAGCGGAGGGGGCAGCTTGCTGGCCGGCGCCCCCAGGTCCTTCCGGGCGGTCTTCAGCACCTTGGCCAGGCTCACGGGTCTCCGCGCCGCCTTCTGCTCCGGGGGCAGGGGCTTGCGGCCTCGCTTCTTCCGGATGGGATCCTTCAATTCAGGTTTGGCCACCAAGATCTGGGCCTTTTTCTGAGGCACTGGGTGGGTCTCGCGGCCCCGGGGACCCCTCTTGGCATCTAAATCACTGTCGTCCTCTTCGTCGGATGAGGTGGAGGAAGAcgtagaggaagaagaggagctgCTGGATTTGGAGGGGGCGTCGGGTTCCTGCGAAGACAGAGCACAGGTGTCGCGGCCGGGAAGGCcgggccccagggccccagggcatCGGACACCTCAGAGCGGGAGCCTCCGGTGGGCGCCACGCTAGAGAAGCAGCGGGGAGGGAGCGGTTCCCCACCAGCTTGACCGGAGGAGATCGGAAAAGCCCTCGTGAGCTTCCATGAAATGCAGTTAAAAGCAGAACGAGGAGAACAAAGAACAGGTGGTTTGTGAAATCAGAGCAGAGCAACAAAGCAAAGAACACGCGCGGTCACGTCCCGGACACCATGGCCTTGAAGGGGGACGCGAGTTTGGCTCCAGGCTCCCCAGCAGACGACGCGGAGAGGGGAGCGCAGAGCTTACGAGGCAGACAAAGCAGTGTGTGTGAACGCTCCGTAATCTGAGGCAAGTGGACATCCTGCTCCAATCCTCCCACTTCCACAACGGACCCCTTCAGAACATTCCAGCACACAAGAAAACAAACCGCTGCCCTCCTGTCTTCTGGGCGTCAGCCCGAAGGCAAGTTAGCGCACCTGTGTCTCGCCGGGCCGGCATTTCCAAGGGGACACCTTAGGGAGACAGAGCCaacacaggctccctgctgcgaAGCTCGCCTGCCCCCAGCTGGGCGCGATCCAGTCCAACCCGGAGCCTCAGAGGCTCCTTGCCCAGCCAGGCCCCCGGCCTCAAGGCCGCCTCCGTGGTCCCCAGCTGGTCACCCCAGCTGATGAGAGCCCGAGGGCACAGGACCCCCCTGCTCCCACCGTCCTGCTTGAAAGGAAGACTGTGAAGAGCGGGCCAGTGCGGACCAGCCAACAAGAGCTAAAGCGAGGCTTTCACAGCCTCCCAGAAGGGCGGTTTTTGTACGTGACTGAGCTCTCAGCCACACTGTGTGGGCTTGGGATCCTGGGGCAGTGCCATCAAGAAAGGAGTCCAAGACACATCCCAGACTGGGGCCGTGACCCTTTTCCCCACCCTGCCTCTGAACTGAAGGGAGGGCGCTGCCCCGACCCCAAGTGTGTATCCCTGTGGGCCACCCGGGTCGGTTCGCTGTGTCTACTCAGTGAACctatgagcacctactgtgtgcgcGCCTCCTTTTCTGTTCCGGCAAGTAAGTGGTCAGCAGCCACGTCTGACCCTGCCGTCCACTAGACAGGAGTGCAGAAAGGACATCAAATAAACAAGACACCAGCTCTGGAGGGATCAGCCACCGCAGGGCCCTCtttgtgggagggggaggggcaggggcagggtgggagggggagcaggagctTGCTGTTGCCCCCTGCTGGCAGAGGCTTCCAGCCACCagcaaggaaggaagcagaagaccTGGCTCTTCTGAGCAAGGGATGGACCTCTGTGGAAGAGCCAGCCCGATCCCCATTCTCCAGAGCCCTGAACCCTCCTGCCACTGCCTTCCAGTCTGTCCAGAGGGAGTGCGAGGAGGTCAGCGGCCCTGTGGGGCCGGCAGCCACCCACCTTGAGCTTGGAGTGCCGGCCACAGGACACCGCGGTGTGCTTCCTTGGCCTGCCCCTGGGCCTCTTGCCTCTCTTCCGGTTCTGCACCTCCTTCTCGTGTTCCCTAAAGACAATCACCAGTCAGGGTGGGAGAAGCCCTGTGCAcacaccctctcctccccccacggGAAGCCCAGGCCTTCGAACACCCTGACGCTCGGGGCCTGCGAGAGCTTACCATCATCACTCCCACTGTAGGAACACGCGCCACTCGTGAACATATCCAACCAAGACAGACGTCTAGACCATCCTCTTTCCAATACGGTAtcatttttttaacctctcaTTTGCATTTGGGTAACAATGAGTGAAAGAAATTTCAGCAAAGCTGGGAAAGGAACAATTCTCCGGTTTTCTGACTCCTGTTCCGACAACCCTGTGCTAATCCCGGCCCTTTTCCACAAGCAGAATGTTTCGTGGAACTTCTAGAATGCAGCCCACTAGAAGGAGCCCTCGTTGTCACATGGTCCAAGCCCAACGCTCCAAACAAGAGTCTCAGGCGGGCAGCAAAGGACCactggccccagcccctgcctggctGTACAGAATCCTTACCAGTCTACGAGCACTGGTCAGGGGAACCAAGGGCTCTGGCCGCATCCTGCGCTCTGGTCTTCCTGGAGCCAGTGCCCCTGGCCCACTGCCCGCTTCCCTTTCCTAACACCTCTCTGTTCCTAGACTGTGTTCTCGATAAATGCGCTGGAGGTGCCTGATTCTGAAGTGGCTGGCGCTCAAAGCCTGCACCTCTGGTAGGACACGTTTAATCAGCTCCCAGAACTCAGGGTCAGGAAGCCAAGATCGATGCCTCCAGCCCAACCCCCAGAGAAAGTTTGTATTTCAGGCTACCCTGGGGAAGAGGCTTATCTGGAGACGCTTCGCAGTAATTAAAAGGGGCAACTGTCATCTCTTTGGGGCCTGGAGGGCCATCTCCTGAAGAATCCAATCAGTACAACCAGACAGAGCTCACACTCTCCAAGGCAGCCAACCTGTCTCCGAGAAGGGCAGGAGCATTCCCTGGGTCTCCTCattccctgggtctcctctgctGACACACTGACCTGCACCGCACCTTGTCAACCTCAGACCTGCCCTTACAaatgcccccccgccccacaagCGCGGGACTGCCAGCTCCTAGTTTCAGCGGGGGGGGTCCTCCTGGATGCACAGGGGGATTTCTCCTCCCCATCATGTAAACCAGATCATCCCACGTTTGTTCTCAACTCTCACACCTCCTGGATATCTGCTACCCTAGTTCTCGCGTGCTGTGCAGTAACGGACAAGGACACACATGCTCTCAGCAGTTAGGGTGCCATCTTGCAGAGAGAGGGaccagctccccgcccccccgcccagGCTTACAAGACCCGAATTGTGAATTCAACAGCAGACAACCAAATTACtgatacatttctccaaaggtaCGGAGGCAAGTGGACGCTGGCCTCGTCTCTGCTTACTCTGCCCAAAGCCCATATTTACTTGCTCCCCACTGCCATGGCCTCTTGGAGAAGATCCCAA from Ursus arctos isolate Adak ecotype North America unplaced genomic scaffold, UrsArc2.0 scaffold_24, whole genome shotgun sequence encodes the following:
- the CBX2 gene encoding chromobox protein homolog 2, with amino-acid sequence MEELSSVGEQVFAAECILSKRLRKGKLEYLVKWRGWSSKHNSWEPEENILDPRLLLAFQKKEHEKEVQNRKRGKRPRGRPRKHTAVSCGRHSKLKEPDAPSKSSSSSSSSTSSSTSSDEEDDSDLDAKRGPRGRETHPVPQKKAQILVAKPELKDPIRKKRGRKPLPPEQKAARRPVSLAKVLKTARKDLGAPASKLPPPLSAPVAGLAALKAHAKEACGGPSAMATPENLASLMKGMAGSPSRGGISWQSSIVHYMNRMSQSQAQAASRLALKAQTSGKCGLGLDLKVRTQKGELGISSPGSKVPKAPSSGAVEQKGGSAGGPPYVHSSSKGPAGCLGPQPAPTQELSLQVLDLQSVKNGTAGVGVAARHATASKGVPATSPATGKSAGGGPIGGSGATMPSDTSKSEKLPSRLAALSSSAGKRDCVRGSAAPGGQEGHAAAGEVRKTGLPAELSPGEESSSDSDPGSASPPGAIQNPSVSVQTSQDWKPTRSLIEHVFVTDVTANLITVTVKESPTSVGFFSLRHY